A single genomic interval of Dysidea avara chromosome 6, odDysAvar1.4, whole genome shotgun sequence harbors:
- the LOC136257389 gene encoding cell division cycle 5-related protein-like: MVRSHWTHTALYGRSATSKYCSSLVLTSTQEPPWPVIIYNKDQLESLEKKLQDNRSLMTKEAKKAAKLEKKLKILTGGYQSRAASLNKQISDVHEQVEQCFVELNTFEGLRSQELQAIPRRIQQLKEEVQRQMDRQNRLQMKYANLSMDKQHLYIQGHIA, from the exons ATGGTGAGATCTCACTGGACACATACAGCACTGTATGGGAGGAGTGCTACAAGCAAGTACTGTTCATCCCTGgtgttaacaagtacacaagagCCTCCATGGCcagtaattatatataataaagatcagctagagtCCTTGGagaagaaactacaa GATAACAGGTCACTGATGACTAAGGAAGCTAAGAAGGCAGCAAAGTTGGAGAAGAAGCTTAAAATACTTACAGGTGGTTACCAG TCTCGTGCTGCCAGCCTTAACAAACAGATATCAGATGTACATGAACAAGTGGAGCAGTGTTTTGTGGAACTGAACACTTTTGAAGGTCTGAGAAGTCAAGAACTACAAGCTATCCCACGAAGAATACAG CAATTGAAAGAAGAAGTTCAAAGACAGATGGATCGACAGAACCGATTACAAATGAAATATGCTAATCTCAGTATGGACAAACAACACTTGTATATACAGGGACATATAGCTtag